A window from Festucalex cinctus isolate MCC-2025b chromosome 12, RoL_Fcin_1.0, whole genome shotgun sequence encodes these proteins:
- the LOC144031861 gene encoding general transcription factor II-I repeat domain-containing protein 2B-like — protein MTNGSPNLTGKNVGLLKRIQDRVKEENHEQEIIFLHCIIHQEALCKSVLQLDHAVKPVVKLVNFIRARGLHHRQFIQFLEETHADHQDLLYHSNVRWLSLGKVCQRVWELKQEIISFLELLKKADDFPELSDTDWLCDLAFTVDILTYMNELNMKLQGEDQFVHDMYTNIRAFKNKLTLFSKQMSNKSFTHFSTLATLKEAPRHTKKYRK, from the exons ATGACAA ATGGATCGCCAAATCTGACTGGAAAAAACGTCGGATTGCTCAAAAGAATCCAGGACCGGGTGAAAGAGGAGAACCATGAGcaggaaataatttttttacactGCATAATCCACCAGGAAGCCCTCTGTAAATCTGTACTGCAGCTTGACCACGCCGTGAAGCCAGTTGTAAAACTAGTAAACTTTATTCGAGCGAGGGGACTTCACCATCGTCAGTTCATTCAGTTTCTTGAAGAAACTCATGCCGATCACCAGGACTTGCTTTACCACTCTAATGTCCGCTGGTTAAGTTTGGGGAAAGTGTGTCAACGAGTGTGGGAGCTCAAACAAGAAATTATCTCATTTTTGGAGCTACTTAAGAAAGCTGACGATTTTCCTGAGCTGAGTGACACAGATTGGCTTTGTGATTTAGCTTTTACTGTGGACATACTGACATACATGAACGAGCTGAACATGAAGCTACAAGGGGAAGACCAGTTTGTGCATGATATGTACACAAACATCAGAGCCTTCAAAAACAAGCTCACCTTATTCTCAAAGCAAATGTCAAACAAGTCATTCACTCATTTCTCCACACTGGCGACATTGAAAGAGGCCCCTCGACACACGAAAAAGTACAGGAAATGA